A single region of the Mercenaria mercenaria strain notata chromosome 6, MADL_Memer_1, whole genome shotgun sequence genome encodes:
- the LOC123541873 gene encoding P2X purinoceptor 7-like translates to MASNNNFAENIDNSDSDSSFGDEFPETNGIGYVGYRFEPQVGSSDELSENDESESDGEPEIEIGNLRMDNLDWCSCNNCIIMRTETENICCREIQNVLTKEEDDNIVEECICEHPKFNTLCLDRDVLCVAAITVSSMFRTDLPNPLTDRFFRLTAYRQFTLWIHGKLGRHNRRTIPSCVVRRIRDVYPHLEEGQEQFTGFLFP, encoded by the exons ATGGCTTCCAACAACAATTTCGCCGAAAATATTGACAATTCTGACTCAGATTCTTCGTTTGGGGATGAATTTCCAGAAACTAATGGCATTGGGTACGTTGGCTATCGATTTGAACCGCAAGTAGGCAGTAGCGACGAGTTAAGTGAAAATGATGAGAGTGAATCCGACGGCGAACCAGAGATCGAAATAGGAAATCTAAGAATGGACAATTTAGATTGGTGCAGTTGTAATAACTGCATCATTATGAGAACAGAGACTGAGAACATCTGTTGCAGAGAGATCCAGAATGTGCTCACCAAGGAAGAAGATGACAATATTGTGGAGGAATGTATATGTGAGCACCCAAAGTTCAACACCCTGTGCCTGGATAGAGATGTGTTATGTGTTGCAGCCATTACTGTGTCTTCCATGTTCCGGACTGATTTGCCAAATCCTTTGACAGATAG ATTCTTTCGCTTAACCGCATACAGACAATTCACTCTATGGATACATGGAAAATTAGGCAGACATAACAGGAGAACAATTCCATCTTGTGTGGTACGTCGTATCAGGGACGTCTATCCTCATTTAGAAGAGGGTCAGGAACAATTTACTGGATTTTTATTTCCTTAA